In Nicotiana tabacum cultivar K326 chromosome 2, ASM71507v2, whole genome shotgun sequence, the following proteins share a genomic window:
- the LOC107762037 gene encoding transcription factor ILR3: protein MVSPENTNWLYDYGFEESAVPDSNFSATASGFNWPMQNLNGSRNVSAEVDGSIGESDCPKENGSKKRARVESCAPTSSKACREKQRRDRLNDKFTELGALLEPGRPPKTDKSAILVDAVRMVTQLRGEAQKLKDSNLNLQEKIKELKAEKNELRDEKQKLKAEKEKLEQQLKTMSAQPGFLPPAIPAAFAAHGQVPGSKLVPIMSYPGVAMWQFMPPAAVDTSQDHVLRPPVA, encoded by the exons ATGGTTTCACCGGAGAATACCAACTGGCTTTATGATTATGGGTTCGAAGAGAGTGCCGTCCCTGATTCGAATTTCTCAGCTACTGCATCTGGGTTTAATTGGCCCATGCAAAACTTGAATGGTTCCAGAAATGTTAG TGCTGAAGTTGATGGATCCATTGGTGAATCAGACTGCCCAAAGGAAAATGGTTCTAAGAAACG GGCTAGAGTTGAATCATGTGCTCCAACAAGTTCCAAAGCTTGCAGAGAGAAACAGCGGAGAGATAGGCTAAATgacaa GTTCACGGAATTGGGTGCACTCCTTGAGCCTGGCAGGCCCCCCAAAACGGACAAATCTGCCATTCTGGTGGATGCTGTTCGCATGGTGACCCAGTTACGTGGTGAAGCTCAAAAGCTGAAAGACTCAAATTTGAATCTACAAGAAAAGATAAAGGAGTTAAAG GCCGAGAAAAACGAGCTTCGAGATGAGAAGCAGAAGCTTAAGGCTGAAAAGGAGAAGCTAGAGCAACAACTGAAGACTATGAGTGCGCAACCTGGTTTCTTGCCTCCTGCCATACCTGCTGCTTTTGCCGCTCATGGTCAAGTTCCAGGAAGCAAGCTGGTGCCAATCATGAGTTACCCTGGTGTTGCAATGTGGCAATTCATGCCTCCTGCTGCTGTCGATACATCACAGGACCACGTGCTCCGCCCTCCAGTTGCTTAA